Part of the Pleurocapsa minor HA4230-MV1 genome, CTCTGCTGCTCCTTTGCGTGTATCCCATTGAGGCTTAAAACTAGGCAAAACTTGAGCAATTTTGCTACAGTCTACGCGATAACAGCGTGTGTCAGGACCCGCATCTGGTGCATATTCAATGCGACAGTTAGGTACTGTTTCCTTAACAATTTCAGCTATTTCGCGAATTTGATAGTTGTCTTCATTGCGACCAACGTTAAAGGCTTCATTATGAATTAGCTCTCTTGGTGCTTCTAAAACAGCAATAAACGCTCTTGAGATGTCTTCAATATGAACAATTGGACGCCAAGGACTACCATCACTTTTGATGTAAACCAAACCTTTAGTAAATGCCCAAGCAACTAAGTTATTTAAAACTAAATCAAAACGTAATCTTGGTGATACGCCATAAGCAGTGGCATTACGTAAAAAGGTGGGACTAAAGTTATCATCAGCTAACTGACTTACTTCTTGCTCTACTTTTACCTTAGAAACTCCATAGGGAGTAACAGGGTTAAAAGCTGACTGTTCATTCAACCAGTCTTCGCCACCTGCGCCGTAGTTACTACAGGAAGAAGAGAAAATAAAGCGACTGACTCCAGCTTGTTTTGCTAGTTTGGCTAGTTTAACTGAAGCCTTATAGTTAATTTCCTCGGTCAATTGGGGATTAAGATTACCTAAAGGATCGTTAGACAGACCAGCTAAGTGTAAAACTGCTTCAAATCCAGCTAAATCTTCTAGCTCTACATCACGAATATCTTTAATGAGTTCAGGAATTTCGACTATTCCTTCGCCAAAAGTGCTTCTGGCATATAAATCGGTGTCTAAACCGACAACATCATATCCTTTCTCGATCAGCATTGGAACCATGACTGTTCCGATGTAACCCTTGTGACCAGTTAGTAGTATTTTCATTTTTTTCGTTCTCCCATGTTTTCCAAGGTGCATTACCGCTTGCCCATAAAGTTTCTAAAAGGGTTTTATCGCGCAAAGTATCCATACATTGCCAGAAACCATCGTGCTTATATGCCATAAGCTGACCGTCACTAGCTAATTTTTCTAATGGGCCTTTCTCCCACTGGGTGTCATCGCCATCGATGTAATCAAAAATTTCAGGCTCTAGCACAAAGAAAGCACCATTGATCCAGCCTTCTTTTGTTTGAGGCTTTTCAGAGAATTCAGAGATTTGATCTCCCTGTAAATCTAAGTGACCAAAACGTGCAGGTGGTCGAACTGCTGTCAGGGTTGCCAGCTTGCCATGAGAACGGTGGAACGCTAGTAAATCATGAAGATTTACATCAGATACGCCATCCCCCCAGGTTAACATAAAAGTTTCTCGACCAATGTAGGGTGCTAGGCGCTTAATCCTTCCACCAGTATTGGTTGTCAATCCTGTATCAATTAAATCTACATTCCAATCTAGTTGATAGCCACCATGAGTTTTAATTTTACCGCTGCCCAAATCGACGGTTAAATTGCTGTTGAGAGCGCAGTAATCTACCATATATTTCTTGATAGCTGCACCTTTATAACCCAAGGCAACTGTAAAATCTTTGAAGCCGTATTGATAGTAATGCATCATAATATGCCATAAAATTGGCTGACCACCAATTTCTACCATCGGTTTGGGCTTATTTTCTGTTTCTTCGGAAATTCTAGTTCCCAATCCACCAGCAAGAAAGGCTACTTTCATATTTGTTGCTGCTCCTTTTTTTGAGCTTATATTAATAATTAGATTACGCCTGAATCTCTTTGTTAATGCACCCAGGTAATTTTACTAGCGTTTAAAGCCTAGCTTGAATATCAATAAATTGTAAATATACTTAAGCTATTTAAACTATAAAGTTTTAATGAATTTAAAGTTATAAACGCACATCTAATAGTCAAAGTTAATTCAAAAATATATCTATGTCAAGCAGATTAAAACAGAGTTTTGCGAATAAATCTAACTTAATTAATTACAATATTTAGAAGGCTGACATAGGATTTAACCAAGCAATTAGTTCTCGGCTTAAGCTCTGTAGATTACGAGACATTCCTTGATTAAACCATTGCCCAATTGCATCAATTGGTGTAAAAAAATCGCCAGTTTGCCACTGTATATTTTGAGATAAAGGAGTTAAGTGAGTTCCCATTAAAGTACGTAAAGTTATCATGTTGGGAAACCTATTTTGTAAAATACTGTTCAAGTTTACTGTTTGGTCTAATTCATCTTGAGTAAACTTGAGCAATAAATTACGACGTACATTGTAATGTTCAGCAATCAACTTTTCGGTTTCTATTGGAGAAGGTGCAAACTCCACATTAAGCATAGGAGTAATATTAAACTGCTCCATAAAAGGAACGGCTCGACTAGCAGGGTAATTGTTAAACGAAATGAGAATATTTCCTGCTCTTTCTACATCATATAAACTCCCAATTAGAAGATGTAGTTTACAACCCATGCTATGTCCGATACCATAGATAGGTAGATAACCTGTGCTTAACTTATTAGTTTTTTGCAGTCTGACAATGACGGTTTCAAAACGATTTAAGACTTCGCGGGCGATCGCAAAATGATCGAACGTATTGAGAAAGGGCGTAGCGACAATGGCAAAGCCAGCCTGACTCAGTTGTTCTAAAATAGAACGATAGGATACTTGAGGTGCGGTGGCCACAAATGCGCCACCTAAAAAATGAACAATGCCCTTGACTTCCTGACGAGGAAGATAAACCCAGTTACCAGATACTTCTTGCCATTGCATATAATGTTCCGTTTGAGTTAACTTCGTTTTCGGTAATACTTCAAATTGATCTTAGCAAAATGCGCTCTTTTATATGCCCGATCGAGATTTAATTCG contains:
- a CDS encoding NAD(P)-dependent oxidoreductase, with translation MKILLTGHKGYIGTVMVPMLIEKGYDVVGLDTDLYARSTFGEGIVEIPELIKDIRDVELEDLAGFEAVLHLAGLSNDPLGNLNPQLTEEINYKASVKLAKLAKQAGVSRFIFSSSCSNYGAGGEDWLNEQSAFNPVTPYGVSKVKVEQEVSQLADDNFSPTFLRNATAYGVSPRLRFDLVLNNLVAWAFTKGLVYIKSDGSPWRPIVHIEDISRAFIAVLEAPRELIHNEAFNVGRNEDNYQIREIAEIVKETVPNCRIEYAPDAGPDTRCYRVDCSKIAQVLPSFKPQWDTRKGAAELYEVYQKVGLTLDEFEGTKYQRIAHIKYLIGNDLLDGELRWRKEQLATIE
- the rfbF gene encoding glucose-1-phosphate cytidylyltransferase translates to MKVAFLAGGLGTRISEETENKPKPMVEIGGQPILWHIMMHYYQYGFKDFTVALGYKGAAIKKYMVDYCALNSNLTVDLGSGKIKTHGGYQLDWNVDLIDTGLTTNTGGRIKRLAPYIGRETFMLTWGDGVSDVNLHDLLAFHRSHGKLATLTAVRPPARFGHLDLQGDQISEFSEKPQTKEGWINGAFFVLEPEIFDYIDGDDTQWEKGPLEKLASDGQLMAYKHDGFWQCMDTLRDKTLLETLWASGNAPWKTWENEKNENTTNWSQGLHRNSHGSNADRERI
- a CDS encoding DUF1350 family protein; amino-acid sequence: MQWQEVSGNWVYLPRQEVKGIVHFLGGAFVATAPQVSYRSILEQLSQAGFAIVATPFLNTFDHFAIAREVLNRFETVIVRLQKTNKLSTGYLPIYGIGHSMGCKLHLLIGSLYDVERAGNILISFNNYPASRAVPFMEQFNITPMLNVEFAPSPIETEKLIAEHYNVRRNLLLKFTQDELDQTVNLNSILQNRFPNMITLRTLMGTHLTPLSQNIQWQTGDFFTPIDAIGQWFNQGMSRNLQSLSRELIAWLNPMSAF